CCGCTGACCCGCCGAGTCGATGACCAGGCACCCATGGCAGACCGGCTGCCACAGGTTGCCGACGAACTGCTGCGCATCGGCGCGGCAAGTGACTTCGGCTGGCCCTACTGCTACTACGACGCCGCCAGGCACCGCCGCCTGGAAACCCCCGACTACGAGCGCGACGGGAAGCCGGGCAACGGTTGCAAGCTGTTCCGGGCGCCGGAAATGACGTTCCCCGGGGCGCGGGCACCAACGGACCTGCTCTTCTACAGCGGCCACCAGTTCCCTGAACACTATCGGCAGTCGGCCTTTGCCGCCTTCGCCGGCGATACCGATACACCGCCCGTGGTCACTGCCCTGTCACTGGACGACGAGGGTCGGTTAACCGGCGAACGCAGCGTGTTCGTTGAGGGCCTGCCAGCAGGGCCGGCACCCCGGGGGCGGGCTATCATCTCCCTGGCGCAGAGCCCGGATGGCAGCCTCTACCTGGGGGATTCCCGCCACGGCAGCATCTGGCGGATCGACTATGTCGGCGAGCCGGACGAAGAGCAATAGGACCGGGAAGCGCTGAACCACCCCCGGCGCCGGGTCGATCAGCCGCCGATGGAGCGCAACTTCGGCGCGGACTTGATCTCCTTGAGTGTGGCGGTGTAGTTCTCCCGCTCCACGTGCTCCTGCTTCACCACCACCGGAATGTACTCCAGCTCCGGGGCAAACCACATGGTGGTGGTGCGCCTCTCCGAACCGCCAACGCGCTGAACCTTGACCGTGTCAAAGGCTCCGGCGTCGGTCTCGATACGTTCATTACCGGCGACCTCGAAACGGTACACTTCCCGCTCGCCGTCGCCTTCCACCACGGTAAATTCCATCTCCGTCTCGCCGGCGCGCACCGCCATTGCCAGGCGTAGCTGCGACAGCAGCTCGTCCATCACCTCGCCCTCGATATCGTCTTGCCACTCGTCGTCGCCGCGGCTATTGACACGCCCGGTGGCGGGATTGAAGAACAGGCGAACGTATTCGTCATTGTCGCCGCGGGCGCGCTGGCGATAGGAGTAGTCCCTGGGGTAAATGCCGTCGGCATCCAGACGGAAGCGGGTGAATTCCTCGATGCGGCCGCGCAGGAGCAGATCGGCGAAGCCCACGGTTCGCCCCTCGGAGCTGAACCGGCAGAGGCCGTCATCCTGGCACCGCAGTGTGCGCGTGAGCTCCGCACCCCGGAGATTGTTGCGCCGGAGTTCGTAGACGGCGCTGAACTCCGGGATCTCCGGGGCCGCCCGCGCCTCGTCGGCGCCGTCGCCGCCGGCGAAGGCCGGCGCACCCGCAAACGCCACGAGAATCGTCCCCAGCAGCAATTGTCTCAACATCCGTGACTCCTGAATCCTGCCCATGCCGCTGACCGCCCGGTCAGCATGCATTTGGACGTCAGTGCGCACGCACAGTTCCGTTCCGCCCCATATTCAGTCCGCCGC
The DNA window shown above is from Aquisalimonas sp. 2447 and carries:
- a CDS encoding DUF3108 domain-containing protein, which codes for MLRQLLLGTILVAFAGAPAFAGGDGADEARAAPEIPEFSAVYELRRNNLRGAELTRTLRCQDDGLCRFSSEGRTVGFADLLLRGRIEEFTRFRLDADGIYPRDYSYRQRARGDNDEYVRLFFNPATGRVNSRGDDEWQDDIEGEVMDELLSQLRLAMAVRAGETEMEFTVVEGDGEREVYRFEVAGNERIETDAGAFDTVKVQRVGGSERRTTTMWFAPELEYIPVVVKQEHVERENYTATLKEIKSAPKLRSIGG